In Luteolibacter rhizosphaerae, the genomic window GGAATCAACACCACATCGTGGCAGGCTGATTCAATTCTTCCGCTTCTCCTCGGCAATCTTACGGAGGAGGCTTGAGCGCCGGAGATTGAATTCCTCGTCAGCCTGCCCATGCGCGGCAGCCTTGGAAGAACCCTCGATCATCTTGTAGATCGCCATTCCGATGAACAGGAGGCCGAACAAGGGGAAGAAGGCGGGAGCGCCCATCTTGACGGTAAAACCGATCCAAACGATTCCTCCCACGATCAGGAACATGCCACCGGCGATGCTCCCTGCCGCTGTGGGAAGATGGCGGTGACCATGCTTTCCCTCCATCATGAATCCTTGCTTCCGGCTCTCCCACTCGCGGTCGAGACGCTCCAGATCGTTCTGCAACTCGATCACGCGCAGGTTATCCGCCATGCGCCGGGTGTCTTCCCGGATCTCCTCCAGGACACGGGTGTGCGTCGTGCTGGCGTCGTGCACCACCTCCAGCCTTGCCTGACAATAGTTGCAGGTCACGAAGCGGATCGTCTCATCCACTTCGAGATTGGCACCGCAGCCTTGGCAACACACCCGCGTGATCTTCACGGAGCAGAGAATGCATGATTACGTGTTCTCACTCATATAGAAAATCATAGGTTCTGTGGAATGCTTCATGCCGCGGGATTCCCGCAATGAGCGGGGCGAATTTGAAACGGATCTGTCACCGAGCTTGGCACGATCTGGGAATGGGTTGCTGTCGATCCCCTGCCCGTCGGCGTTAGCTTGCGCCGCGTGAGAAGTCTTCTGGCACCCCTCTTTCTCGGCGCGCTCTTGTCGGCCCCCGCTTTAGCGGATCTGAGCGTTTCGAAGCTCCGCTGCGAGTATCTGGTCGATCCGATCGGCATTGATGAAACCGAGCCGAGGCTATCCTGGATCGTCTCCTCCACCGAGCGCGGTGAGAAACAGACCGCATGGCAGATTCTGGTCGCTTCCACGCCGGAGGCTCTGGCGGCCAACCAGGGAGATCTCTGGGATAGCGGGAAGACCGCGGGTGATGCCACGAGCCAGATCGAGTATGCCGGTGCCGCGCTCGCCGCCCGCAGCGAATGTCACTGGAAGGTGCGCGCATGGAACAAGGATGACCAAGCCTCCGAGTGGAGCGCCCCGGCCAAGTGGAGCATCGGGCTGCTGGCAAACTCCGACTGGAGCGCGAAGTGGATCGACGGTGCCACCTTCGGCTCCGAAGACAGCGGTCCGCCAGCCACCATCATCAGTGCCAGCTACGAGGCCGTGAATGGCAGCGGCACGCCGATCAATGCCACCGCCCTGCTGAGCGGCATGGCGGCCCAAGGCAGCTTCGCCCTCGGCGTCACGAACGAAACCTTCGGTGGAGACCCCTCCCACAACAATCTCAAGCAACTACGGATCCAGTACCAACGCGGCACGCAGACCGCGACCAGGACCTTCGGCGAGGACACGGTGATGACCTTCCCGGCCGACCTGCCCGCGATCGTGTTCCCCGCGATCACCGGTGGTCGCTATGAATCGGTGGCAAACCCTTCCCTCTTCCGCGATGTCACGGCCACCCTGCAGACCGCCGCGCAGGACGGAAGCTTCAGCCGGGTGGTGAACAACACGAGCTTCGGCCCGGACCCGGCGGTCAACCAAGTCAAGCGCCTGCGCGTGAACTACACGATCGATGGAGCGAGCTCGACCCGCTTCATCGCGGAGAATGCCACCTTCAATTATCCCGGCGATCTGCCGAAGCCCATCGCGGTGACGATGACCGCCGCCACCTATGCGGCCATCGACGGCACCGGCTCGGCCAACGTGTTGAGCAATCTGAACAGCCGCGCCGCCAGCGGTCCCTTTACGCGGTCATCAACAATGCGGCCTTCGGCGGAGGCGATCCCGCGCCGAACAAAGTGAAGCGGCTGCGCATCGACTACACCCTCGATGGCAAGTCGCTGGTGAATTACGTGGACGAGCAGGCAACGCTGAATTTCCCCGCCGACCTCACGAAGCCGACCACGGTTCCCTTCATGCGGAAGACCTTCACACTGGCGAAGCCGGTGAAGAAGGCCACCGTGTATGCAACGGCACTCGGCATCTACGAGCTGTCCCTGAACGGCCAGCGCGTGGGCGACTCCACCCTTGCTCCGGAATGGACCGACTATTTGAAGCGCCTGCGCTACCAAGCCTACGACGTGACCGCACAACTCGCGGCCGGGGCGAACGTCTTCGGCGCTCAAATGGCGCCCGGTTGGTACTCCGGCCACATCGGCAATGGCGGCTTCAAATACTGGGGTGCCAGTCCGGCACTACTGGCCCAGATGGAGGTGACCTTCACCGATGGCACCACTCAAACGATCGCGACGGATGGCAACTGGAAGATGGCGGCGAGCCCGACCACCTACACCGACTTCATGTTCGGCGAGGACTACGATGCACGCCGCGAGGTGAGCGGGTGGAATACCGCGAGCTTCGATGACTCGGCGTGGAGCAGCGTGTTGCTCCGCCTCGAGCCGCAGCGCCCGATCAGCAGCCAGGTGATGGAACCGGTGCGCACGCTGATGGAGATCACGCCGAAGGCGATCACCCAACCGGCACCCGGAAAGTGGACTTACGATCTGGGACAGAACATGGTCGGCGTGCTGCGGCTCAAGATCACCGCTGCCGCCGGCACGAAGATCACGCTGCGACATGGCGAGATGCTCAACCCCGACGGCACGCTCTACACCGCCAACCTGCGCGGCGCCCCCTCCATCGATACCTACATCTGCAAGGGCGGCGGGGAAGAGACATGGACACCGAAGTTCACCTTCCACGGCTTCCGCTACGCCGAACTGACCGGCGTGAGCAGCCAGCCACCGCTCGATGCGGTGACCGGCGTGGTCTTCTCATCCGACACGGAATTCCACGGCGACTTCACCTGTTCGGACGGTTTCATCAACCAACTCCAATCGAATATCGTGTGGGGCCAGCGCGGCAACTACCTGAGCGTGCCGACCGATTGCCCGCAACGCGACGAACGCTTGGGATGGCTGGGCGATGCGCAGGTCTTCGTCCGCACCGCGACCTACAATGCGGACATTGCCGCCTTCTTCACCAAGTGGATGGTCGATGTGACCGATAGCCAGCTCCCCGACGGCCGCCTGCCGGACGTGGCACCGAACGCCGCCCCGAGCTCCGGCACCCCGGCATGGAACGACGCGATCGTGATCTGCCCTTGGACCATCTATGAGGCCTATGGCGACAAGCGGATCCTGCAGCAGTGCTATCCCGCCATGAAGGCGTGGCTGGAATACTGCCGCACGAACAGCACCAACTCGATCCGCGACCGCGGCCGCGGTGCCGACTATGGCGATTGGCTCTCGATCAATGCGGACACCAACAAGGAGCTGATCGCCACCGCTTACTACGCCTACTCCGCCCGCTTGCTTGGCAAGAGCGCCGCAGCGATCGGCAACACCAGCGATGCCACGACCTACGAGGCGCTTTTCCAAACGATCAAGACCGCCTTCAACAACAAGTATGTGAACCAAAGCAGCGGGACCTTCATCGGCACCGGCGCGAATACCCAGTGTGCGTATGCCATGGCGCTGAAGTTCGATCTCCTCCCCAGCACCCTGCGCCCGGCGGTCGTCCAGCTGCTGGAGAACGACGTGATCGCGAAAGGCAATCACCTCTCCACCGGATTCGTGGGAGTGAGCTACCTCCTCCCCGTGCTCACCGAGGGCGGCAAGAACAACACCGCCTACACCCTGCTGATGCAGGACACCTTCCCCTCATGGCTCTTCTCCGTGAAGCTGGGTGCGACGACCATCTGGGAGCGCTGGGACGGCTGGACGCCGCAGAACGGATTCCAGAGCACGATCATGAACTCCTTCAACCACTACTCCCTCGGGTCCTGTGGCGAGTGGCTCTATGGCACGGTGGCCGGAATCGACCTCCACCCCTCCGCTCCGGCCTACAAGAAGATCCTGATCCGTCCCCGCCCCGCAGCGGCTTTGACCCATGTCAGCGGGAAGTTCGACTCCATGCATGGCGAGATTGCCAGCGCATGGAGAACGCATGCAGGCGGTTTCACGCTGAACGTGACGATCCCCACGAACACGACCGCGGAGGTCCACGTGCCTGCGACGGAAGCGGCTGCCGTGATGGAATCCGGAAAGCCCGCGAGCGAGGGTGAGGGTATCACCTCCCTGCGCATGGAGAATGGCTCTGCGGTGTTCGATGTGGTCTCCGGCCGTTACAGCTTCTCAACCGGCACTCCGGCTCCGGGCACCGATACCTCAGCCCGCGACCCGCAGGCTCCGCTGAAGCTGCGGATCTCCACCCTGATGGCGAACGATGGCAGCGGGCTGCAATTCCTGTCCGCCGATGGACTCAGCGTGAACGGCGCGACCATCACCGTGGTGGACGGCTGGATCCACTACAGCCCTCAAGCGGGCAACGAAGGGCCGGACAGCTTCAGCTATACCGTGCGCGATGCGCAGGGCGGGATCCGCAGCTTCACAGTGAATGTCGGCATCATCCCGGAGGACGCCCCGGTGCAGGAGGCAGCGGCCTTCGAGAAGCTGCCCGACGGCTCGCGGCGCGTCGTGTTTTCCGGCGTTCCCGGGCGCGTCTATCGGATCCAATCCAGCGAGACGATGAGCAATCCGGAGAGCTGGACGGATCGCGTGACCGCCCAGGCAGACGAGGACGGTAGCTTCGAGATGATCGATACCCTGCCCCTACCGGGGAAGCGCTTCTACCGCTCGGTGTTTCCCTGAGGTGCGGCGGGAGCAGGCGCCGGATCGGGTGCACTAGCCGCTCCCGATCCCGGAACCAAACCGTTCGCGCTCGCCGGAGCTTGGGTCGGAGCCGGGGAAGGAGCAGGCGCGGGCGCAGGTGGGGCAGCATCCGGCAGGAGATTCTGCCAGCGGTGAAGCTCGACCCCGCTGCCGACGCCGCCCACTTCCTTCAGCAGCTCATCGCACTTGGTACGCCACTTCTCGTAGTCCGGCGGACCTTTCGTCTCCTCGCGCGAACCCGGGAAGACGAGGTAGGTCACTACCAGATTCGATTCCGGGCGGCTGTAGGGTGAAGCCTTGGAGTTGATCTGCTTCGCCATCCGCAGCGAGGCCTCGCCCACCTTGAAGGTCGGGCCACCATCGCCCACGATCGCGGGATACAGCTTCTCCCCGTGCACCACAACGGCGTAGTCGCCCACCTTCGGGGCGAAGGGATCGCTGGCGGTGAGCAGGTTCACGGGAATGACGATGAAGGGATCGTAGTCCGCGATCAGGAAGCTCCGCGACTTCATGTCCTGGATGCCGCGCTTCAGGTAGGCGATGCGATCGCGGAGCCATGCCTTGCGATCCGCCGTGGTCTTGCTGTCGCCGAGTTCCTTGTTCGCACCCACGATGCGCTTTTCCCACCCTGCCACCATCGGGTTCGGAGTCGGGGTCTTCTTGGGCCAACCGTAGCTGGTAAAGGGCTGGTAGTGGGTGGAATTCACGATCTCGTCCGGCATTTCGGCCAGCCGGTCGCCATCCGAACCATCGGACACCACGTCCATCTCCGCCTGCATCAGGAAGACCTTCCGGCCGTTCTGCGGATAGGTGAGATTCAGGATTGTCTCGCAGTCGTAGTAGTTGTGCTTGGTGAGCAGCTCGTTCAGGCGATTCGCATCCTGCCTCACGCGCTTGGTCTTGTTGTCGTAGAGCGCGAAGAACCAGCGCGAGACTTCCGCCTTCTCCATCAGCGCTGGCAGACCGGGCAGAAGCGTGGCGAGCTTCGGATTCACCGTGTGAAGCTGATCGAGCGTCTTGGAGGGCTCCGGCACGCGCAGCGTGAGCGTGTATTCGGCCACGTAGGATTCGTTATCCTTCCGCTCCTTGGAGGCGATATCACCTTTCTCCACTTTCACCTCTGACTTGAAGGGAATGCCCGAGCGTAGGGTCCGCACGTCCCCGCCGCTCTGCGCGGTGTGGGCTGACAAGGGCGGCTCGGGATCCGGCCTGCTCTCGGGCTGGCGCTTGGCGGCATCATCGAGCTGCTTCTTCAGCTCGGCCCGCTCCTTCTCAAACTCCGCCTCCATCTGGGCGACGGCCTGACGGTGGCGCGACTCGAACTGGCGCTCGATGTCGGAAGCATCCGCGGGAGTCACCACCGGGCCGGCCGCTTCGGGCTTGTCCTTCTGGAACAGGCGCTGTCCTGCGGGCGAGAAAAGGAAGGCCACGCCACCCACCGCCAGGATCAACGAGCTCGCGCCCAGCCAAGGGAAGCCACCCTTCGGCTTCCGGCTCAATCCCTCGATGTGGTTCGGATCGGGTCTACTCATGGCGAATCGTGATCTATGGCTACCAAGCCGAGAAGATGGCTTCCAGTTCTTCCCGGTCCACCTCATCAAAAGCGCATTTCTCCGCGGAATCCACATCGAAGACCGCAATGATGGTCCCGCGGCGATCTCGCACGGGCACGACGATCTCGCTCTCCGCCCGGCTGTCGCAGGCGATGTGGCCGGGAAACTGGTGAACATCCGGCACCACTTGGGTCTCGTCTGTCTGCCAGGCCGCACCACAAACGCCACGGCCCCAGGCGATCCTCGAACAGCCGGGAGTGCCTTGGTAGGGACCGATCACCAAGCCTGCGCCGACCACGCGGTAGAAGCCGCTCCAGAAGGCGTGTGGCATCGCCTCATGCAGGATGCAGGCGGCGGCTGCCATGCGGGCGATACTGTCCGGCTCCCCGGACCAGAGGGCGTGTAGCTTCTGGCGGGCACCTGCATAGAGGCTTCTCTTCTCGGCGGCGGCGGGAATCACGATCCGTATCAAAGGGGATGCGCGCGCCGGGATCAACCGGGGATCAGAGGGACCGCGCGAGTTTCTCGAGCTGCTCCGCGCACAGTCCCCAGCCTTGGTGGAAGCCCATCTGCTCGTGCTGCTGGCGATCCTCCACGCTCCAATGCTGCACCGTGGCGGTGTAGCGGGTCTTACCGTCCTCATCCGCGAAAGTGATGGTGGCCACCATGAAAGCTTTCCCCGAAGGCTCCCATGCTTTCGCGAAGGCATCGGTCATCACGATCCTTTCGTTCTGCACCACTTCGAGGAAGACCCCGCGGTTCGGGTATTCATTCCCGTCCGGGTCGGCCATCACGATGTAGCTGGAGCCCCCGGTGCGCGGGTCCAGCTCGGCGAAGGGCGTGCTCCACGGCGCCGGGGTGAACCATTTCTTGAGCAGCTCGGTCTCGGTCCAGCAGCGGTAAAGATTGCGGCGCGGAGCATCGAGAAGACGGGTTAGGACCAGTTCACGTTGTTGGATCGGCGTGGCTTCGGGGGTCATGGGACGATTGATTCTGTTAGAGAACTGCAGATTACGAGCAACCTTGGTTGCTTGCGGCAGAAATCAACGGGAAAGAATCATCTACTCCCGAACTCCATCGATGCCGGTGGTCAGCACGTCAACGCTTCGCCACATCCTGCAGCAGGCGAAGACGATCCAAGGCGCTGCCGTCGTCGATCAGCTTGCGCGCGATCTCGATGCCGTCGCCGATGTCATCGGAAAGACCACAGCAGGCGATGGCGGCACCGGCATTGAGAAGAACCATATCCCGCTTCGCGCCGGTCTCCTTGCCGGAGAGAATCGACTCCAGGATCGCGGCATTCACCTCGGCGTCGCCGCCCTGGAGTTCATCGAGTTCGGCGTGCTTGAGACCGAGGTCGCGCGGGCGCAGTTCCTCGTCCTGCAGGTCCTGATAGAGTCCTGCCTTACAGATGCGGGTGGAACCGAGAAGGCTCAGTTCATCGACGGAACGACCATCGGCGGTGGTCCCATGAACCACCCATGCGCTCTCGCGGCCGAGACGTTGCAGGATTTCGGCGAAGGCCGGGCACATCTCGCGATCGAAGACGCCGACGAGTTGGCACTGCGGCTTGGCCGGATTCATCAGCGGCCCGATCTTGTTGAAAATGGTGCGCACGCCTTTCTCGGCGAGTTGCTTGCGCACATTGACCACCGCCTTGAAGGCCGGGTGGTAAGCCGGAGCGAAAAGGAAGCCGACACCCGCCTTCTCCAAGCAGTCGCGGAATCCTTCCGCCGGAAGGTCGATGCGGATGCCGAGGGACTCCAGCACGTCCGCCCCACCGCTCTTCGAGGTGATGCCGCGGTTGCCGTGCTTCAGCACCACCGCGCCGGTCGCCGCCACCACGAACATCGCCGTGGTGGAGACATTGAAAAGGTTCAGCTTGTCCCCGCCCGTGCCGCAGACATCGATCGTGGGCCCTTCGAGATCCAGCAGGCCCACATGAGGGTCCACCGCGTGCTCCAGGAACACCTCGACGAATCCGGCGATCTCCGCCGGCGTTTCGCCCTTCTGGGAAAGATTTTCCAGCAGCGCGGCCTTCTTCTCATCCGGTGCCTCCGGATCGAGCAGAAGCTCCGCAGCGACCCGAATCTCCCGCTGCGAGAGTTCCTCTTTCCGTTCCAGATGATGAATTAGCGCGTCCATAGTCCCGACGGGGTTTCGCAACCCGGCGGGTATCCTATAACCCCGCTCAGGCTCATGTCCAGAGCTTGCGGATCACACCGAGCAGAACCACCCCGCTGACGACGAAGACCCCGGTCAGGATCCACGCCATGCTCATGTCCCCATAGAGGAACTTCCCGATCGCGAAGAGCGAGGACCAGATCACCGCGCAGCCGGAAACCCAGCCGAGGGTAGCGAGGCCCATGTGATCTCCGGATTCCTTCACGCTGCTCTGCGGCACGCCCGCCTCACGGCGGATTGCATCCCAACCCGGACCGGCCGGTTGAACCTTCTTGAAGAAGGACAGAAGGGTCTGCTTATCGGTCTGAGGACCGAAGAAGGCGGTGAGAACCCAGCAGACGGTGGTAAAGGCCACCGAAATGATCACGCTCTGGGCGAAGGGCAGACCGGCCCCCTGCTTCTTCATGATGAAGAAGGTCACGGATACCAGGAAGGAGCTGATCATCGCCACCACCTCGCACCAGGCATTGATGCGCCACCAGAACCAGCGGAGCATGTAGAGCAGACCGGTGCCCGCGCCGATGGAGATCAGGATCTCGAAGGCTTCCTGCGCGGAGGTGAGAATCGTGCTGAGCAGGGCGGCTACCACGTAGAGCAGCACGGTGCAGAAGCGGCCGGCATTCACATAGTGCTTCTCGGTCGCCGTCGGGTTCATGAAGCGGCGGTAGAAGTCGTGAACCAGATAGGAAGCACCCCAGTTCAAGTGAGTCAGGATCGTCGAGGAATTCGCTGCAATCAGGCCACCGACCATCAGGCCCATGAAGCCGACCGGCAGGAACTGCAGCATGGCCGGGAAGGCGCTATCGTGACCGATCAGCTTGGGATCGGCATTCGGGAAGGCTTCCTTGATCGAGGCCAGGTCCGGATAGACGATGATCGAGCAGAGGGCGGTGATGATCCACGGCCAAGGGCGCAGAACGTAGTGCGCGACATTGAAGAACAGCGTGCCGCCCAGGGAATCCTTCTCCGACTTCGAGGCCAGCATGCGCTGGGCGATGTAGCTGCCGCCCCCTGGCTCCGCACCCGGATACCAGTTCGCCCACCAGCCGATGGCGATCGGCACGATGAAGATCATCAGAGCGAGCTGCCACATGTCGAAGTTCGGCATCA contains:
- a CDS encoding tripartite tricarboxylate transporter TctB family protein; translated protein: MKITRVCCQGCGANLEVDETIRFVTCNYCQARLEVVHDASTTHTRVLEEIREDTRRMADNLRVIELQNDLERLDREWESRKQGFMMEGKHGHRHLPTAAGSIAGGMFLIVGGIVWIGFTVKMGAPAFFPLFGLLFIGMAIYKMIEGSSKAAAHGQADEEFNLRRSSLLRKIAEEKRKN
- a CDS encoding family 78 glycoside hydrolase catalytic domain, giving the protein MKRLRIDYTLDGKSLVNYVDEQATLNFPADLTKPTTVPFMRKTFTLAKPVKKATVYATALGIYELSLNGQRVGDSTLAPEWTDYLKRLRYQAYDVTAQLAAGANVFGAQMAPGWYSGHIGNGGFKYWGASPALLAQMEVTFTDGTTQTIATDGNWKMAASPTTYTDFMFGEDYDARREVSGWNTASFDDSAWSSVLLRLEPQRPISSQVMEPVRTLMEITPKAITQPAPGKWTYDLGQNMVGVLRLKITAAAGTKITLRHGEMLNPDGTLYTANLRGAPSIDTYICKGGGEETWTPKFTFHGFRYAELTGVSSQPPLDAVTGVVFSSDTEFHGDFTCSDGFINQLQSNIVWGQRGNYLSVPTDCPQRDERLGWLGDAQVFVRTATYNADIAAFFTKWMVDVTDSQLPDGRLPDVAPNAAPSSGTPAWNDAIVICPWTIYEAYGDKRILQQCYPAMKAWLEYCRTNSTNSIRDRGRGADYGDWLSINADTNKELIATAYYAYSARLLGKSAAAIGNTSDATTYEALFQTIKTAFNNKYVNQSSGTFIGTGANTQCAYAMALKFDLLPSTLRPAVVQLLENDVIAKGNHLSTGFVGVSYLLPVLTEGGKNNTAYTLLMQDTFPSWLFSVKLGATTIWERWDGWTPQNGFQSTIMNSFNHYSLGSCGEWLYGTVAGIDLHPSAPAYKKILIRPRPAAALTHVSGKFDSMHGEIASAWRTHAGGFTLNVTIPTNTTAEVHVPATEAAAVMESGKPASEGEGITSLRMENGSAVFDVVSGRYSFSTGTPAPGTDTSARDPQAPLKLRISTLMANDGSGLQFLSADGLSVNGATITVVDGWIHYSPQAGNEGPDSFSYTVRDAQGGIRSFTVNVGIIPEDAPVQEAAAFEKLPDGSRRVVFSGVPGRVYRIQSSETMSNPESWTDRVTAQADEDGSFEMIDTLPLPGKRFYRSVFP
- a CDS encoding glycoside hydrolase family 75 protein; the encoded protein is MSRPDPNHIEGLSRKPKGGFPWLGASSLILAVGGVAFLFSPAGQRLFQKDKPEAAGPVVTPADASDIERQFESRHRQAVAQMEAEFEKERAELKKQLDDAAKRQPESRPDPEPPLSAHTAQSGGDVRTLRSGIPFKSEVKVEKGDIASKERKDNESYVAEYTLTLRVPEPSKTLDQLHTVNPKLATLLPGLPALMEKAEVSRWFFALYDNKTKRVRQDANRLNELLTKHNYYDCETILNLTYPQNGRKVFLMQAEMDVVSDGSDGDRLAEMPDEIVNSTHYQPFTSYGWPKKTPTPNPMVAGWEKRIVGANKELGDSKTTADRKAWLRDRIAYLKRGIQDMKSRSFLIADYDPFIVIPVNLLTASDPFAPKVGDYAVVVHGEKLYPAIVGDGGPTFKVGEASLRMAKQINSKASPYSRPESNLVVTYLVFPGSREETKGPPDYEKWRTKCDELLKEVGGVGSGVELHRWQNLLPDAAPPAPAPAPSPAPTQAPASANGLVPGSGAASAPDPAPAPAAPQGNTER
- a CDS encoding GAF domain-containing protein, which encodes MIPAAAEKRSLYAGARQKLHALWSGEPDSIARMAAAACILHEAMPHAFWSGFYRVVGAGLVIGPYQGTPGCSRIAWGRGVCGAAWQTDETQVVPDVHQFPGHIACDSRAESEIVVPVRDRRGTIIAVFDVDSAEKCAFDEVDREELEAIFSAW
- a CDS encoding SRPBCC family protein, with protein sequence MTPEATPIQQRELVLTRLLDAPRRNLYRCWTETELLKKWFTPAPWSTPFAELDPRTGGSSYIVMADPDGNEYPNRGVFLEVVQNERIVMTDAFAKAWEPSGKAFMVATITFADEDGKTRYTATVQHWSVEDRQQHEQMGFHQGWGLCAEQLEKLARSL
- the trpD gene encoding anthranilate phosphoribosyltransferase, producing MDALIHHLERKEELSQREIRVAAELLLDPEAPDEKKAALLENLSQKGETPAEIAGFVEVFLEHAVDPHVGLLDLEGPTIDVCGTGGDKLNLFNVSTTAMFVVAATGAVVLKHGNRGITSKSGGADVLESLGIRIDLPAEGFRDCLEKAGVGFLFAPAYHPAFKAVVNVRKQLAEKGVRTIFNKIGPLMNPAKPQCQLVGVFDREMCPAFAEILQRLGRESAWVVHGTTADGRSVDELSLLGSTRICKAGLYQDLQDEELRPRDLGLKHAELDELQGGDAEVNAAILESILSGKETGAKRDMVLLNAGAAIACCGLSDDIGDGIEIARKLIDDGSALDRLRLLQDVAKR
- a CDS encoding sodium:solute symporter family protein; translated protein: MAHALLLDPTLLAAIRLTGLDWAIVIGSILICFVPALFYGKKSSESTSEFFASGQSVPWWLAGLSMVATTFSSDTPNWVTEQVRKFGVAGNWQWWAFVLTGVSTVFFFARLWRRSGVMTDLEFYEMRYSGKAASMVRGFRAVYLGLFFNCFIMGMVTLAACKIASILFGMPAWQTIVICGVLNVVFAAHSGLWGVLIIDMVQFFIKMTAVFAAAYFSLKEVAKRTGVGESAFAGLQKLVQTLGTQQVKVPEGSHEPVMSTIDGTGQPILNLMPNFDMWQLALMIFIVPIAIGWWANWYPGAEPGGGSYIAQRMLASKSEKDSLGGTLFFNVAHYVLRPWPWIITALCSIIVYPDLASIKEAFPNADPKLIGHDSAFPAMLQFLPVGFMGLMVGGLIAANSSTILTHLNWGASYLVHDFYRRFMNPTATEKHYVNAGRFCTVLLYVVAALLSTILTSAQEAFEILISIGAGTGLLYMLRWFWWRINAWCEVVAMISSFLVSVTFFIMKKQGAGLPFAQSVIISVAFTTVCWVLTAFFGPQTDKQTLLSFFKKVQPAGPGWDAIRREAGVPQSSVKESGDHMGLATLGWVSGCAVIWSSLFAIGKFLYGDMSMAWILTGVFVVSGVVLLGVIRKLWT